gaaagggcataATAATCTAAAACTATCcgagtttttgttttatttgccacaaaacatgtttgacacacagacatttgccTCTGCAGAGCCTCTCTGATGAAGCAGCTAAAGTGGTGTACCAGATGAAGAGAGCCAGCAGTGTCAGCAACCataacagcaacacaaataacaagcagaagaatgtgaggaagaaaaaaacacttatggaaggaatgtaaaaaaaaaaaaaaaaaaatgtccccACACAAATAAGGACACTTATTATATTTGGCCATATTGGCTCACAACTTTATTGGTAGCTATGGGACTATAAGGAGGTTTGATGCATAACTGACTTGAAATAACTGAGATTGTTTGTCATGGATGTTACCATGATTTAACAGTGAGCTTATATCTGATAATCTGACTGTAAATGGtgtggattatttatttatttttttatctgacagcccatgtgctgtttttattttaccatGGCATTGTAACATGCAATATCATGAACATGCAATATCATGAAATATCAGTTACCACATTAAATCCATCACACTTTGGACAACCCAGGTTTTCAGCTGTCGGCTTTTACTCAGGATTGAAACTTCCCAGATCAATGGGGAACACGAACAAAACAGGACTGAGCCAGATGGAAGCAAAAAGTTCCGTCATGTGTCACCTTTGACTAGACTGCAGTAAAGAAATTTAGCCAAAATAATCCGTATTTGGTTTGCCAGtacttgtatttctgttttatagGAAATATAATTCATGAAAGGGAACAGTTCATTAAATACTTCTTGCCTTGTAATGTTGTCATATCACTATGTATTAACCAGTAAAAGGCtcaatatgtaatatttagagtgctttattagcagaaatgaaatatactATTCATACAGTAAATAAGAGAATATCAacctttgcattttcttaatcttagagtGAACCTTTTATAATAACATAcggagcaggtctcctttcactgaGGGAGTCATGTTGAGgaaccatgtttctacagtagcccagaacagacgAACCAGACACTGGCTCGAGGTACTCCACCCTCCCATTTTCAGTAGGTTTCATTTTGCTCAGTAGGTTTCATTTCGCAATCTCacaattttacacattgcatcTTTAAATTACTGTACATATTACGTTTCAGCGCTGTAGCATCAGGAAGTTAATCTTTTCTATTAGAAATTACATCTGGAGCAGAAGTATAATGTAGATCCAAGAGCTTCATTTAAAACCAAACAGTGTAGAGCATCTGAGCTTAaaaggagacagacacagacttAACAGACCAACTTGTTTCAGATCAGTACACTCTGCGTAATAAGTGTGAGCtaaaagtcattttttcatAACTCATTCTGTCCACTCTTATCACAAGACACATATCTGAAGAGACAACTTGGGTCCTGTATTTACTTCTCACTTAATTCCTTAAGCAGTGATAGAAAAGAGATATAAAAGATATGAAATGAGTTACAGAACCTTTAGGTTACATGTGATACTGACTACCCTGAAGACAGAGGATGCCTCtaccagtgtttgtgctttcttTAGGAGCTTTCTGCCTCCGTGTCAGCCCGAGCAGTCACTAAGGTTTTTTGGCACAGACAGATGGGCGTTTAGAGCGACACTGTAAATCATCCCAGCACTTGTTACCTGTAAGTACCAGAATCGCACAAGTAagtaaatgcaaacaaatcAAAACCTTAAATTGTTCGATGACAAATAATTAGTCTCAATGGTTTACCTCCATAATTCATTTGTAGACAGTGCTGATTCCAAAAGAAGTTGTCAAATTTTCCACAGTGCCGGTAGTTGAAACGTGTGCCGTCGCTCCACAACCAAATACCCGtctaaaaagataaaaagataattgaaaactgtatgtataaaaaaaatcaataatattTGAAGGATTGAAGCAAAAGATAACATACCTTCTGGCAGTCCGAGCCTCCAAGCCAAGTCGTTCCAAACCCGTGTGTGATCTTTGCAATCAGCATCTGGATGTTATGATACTCGTCAGCGCTGTGCACAGATGCAAGGTTTGCACCCATGGACTGACAGTTTTTCTAAAGTGAAGGTAAAGTGATATTGCTACAAGTTacagaaggcaaaaaaaaaaaaaaccaacaacaaaacaatcatTGAACACTAGATCTGAATGATCCTGATCACCTCAGCTTGAGCCCAAGGGAGCAAAGCTGGGACATATTTAAAACAGCGACCACTGATCTGAGTCCAAGCAGGGGGACAAGTGACTGACCGCTTCGACAGGTGACTCTTTTCTGAAGGCAaatagagaagaaagaaaggcaCTGTTTTGAGATTAGCCATCGTGTTTGATGAAGCTTCAACTTCTTTTGTCTCCATGCTACACTACTTATGACCTGTGCACATCATACATGCACAAATGAACTGACAGTATTGAGACACTTACCAACAGCGCTGGTCAAAGTCATCATGGCACAAAGCAGTACAAACCCACTCAGTGTCTTCATGTTGGCAGGGATAAAGATACTGAAGAAACTAACCACCTTCAGTGAGGAAACACAAGTGCAGAAGCagaagaggtggagagaggaaagaaaaaaacagctgcataATTGTTCACTTCTTTATCAGTGTCAGCCTGTGACCTTTGACTGTGGTTTTGGCCTTCCTGTATTAAGGTACTAAATACAATGACTAGTTATTATatgcattgtgttttcttttcatcttttcttaaTTGTTATTACTGAGGCTACTTTTAATTCACACTTTGGAAAATGTTGCAGGTCATTTTACAAATTGACTTATTGCTTATTGCTGATAAAAACAATCTCTTCATGGCTTTTTTCGTGTGATACCCAACTCCTATTTTATTActactttatttttgttttgtcagtgtagaaaaatatctttattttctttatttgcctTAAGTGAAATCTTttgcatatttcatttcatttcttggCCTGTTTTATCATGCATTTACTCACTGTTGTGAAGGTGGACTTTATCGATTTCTCAACATTAAAATCGCTATTCAAATTCAGGAAGGATTGCTTTTGCAGCAATAGATAAACATTAGATAAACATTAATTTAGCTttgaagaacaacaaaaaaaaaacctttctgcTGTCTGCATGCTACACATGAGGCCCTGGTGACACAGTAAAAATTCTGCGGCAAAGATCGAGCCACCGTTGTTATGCAATACCTTATCTACTTCTTTCTTGAATTCACACTTTTCTTTATCAGAAAAAAGTAGTGAAGAACCAGGGTTACAGTTGTGAGAATACTGTGTATACAAGTATTTAATACAAGTAAGCACAATACTGAACATAGCAAAACTATGAAATAACATATATGGAATTGTGCATTAAATAACTGCAGCCTTTATGCTTTTACATTAAAACCTAAGTAATGAGTTTATGAATTATGTTAGGTGGCACAGATATAAGTGGTTAGTACTGTCGctttacagcaagaaggttctgggtttgaatcctgctTGAacctggggtctttctgtgtggactttgcatgttctcctctgtctgtgtgggttttctctcacagtccaaagagATGCATATTGGAGTTAGGTTCAATGGTGGCTCACATTGTTAATATGAAATTATTCATTAGAGCAGCTGTAATATACTGTGTAGTGATATATAATGAAGAAATAGTCATGTACTGTAGCTAGAGACTACAGGCTTGGGACATGTCACCtactttgtgtatttctgtcatTGTCCCACCTTAACCTGTCCTGccagatttattaaaaaaacacatttacctgTGTGGGTGTGGTATGACTTTCTTTTACAAGGAAGAGGAAAATAGCAAGTgttacacagacatgcacacagtcTCCTTCATATTTCCCAGCCTGTCCTGAGAAGGAGACACACTTCATTACTAATCAAGATCCGACTTCTAAAGACCGAGAAACAACTCGCCTTTGGAGCTTTAACATCAACCATCTCACCTGCACAAAGGTATCTGCTTTTACCCTCTTATTTCATGTTTAAACCTTTTTTGAAATATCACAGGGTGCAAAATACTTTGTTTGGTTTGACCAATGGTCCAAAGCTGAAAGTTATTATACttacattaatataaaaatatggaaATGCAGTAAAATCTTATATTTCAGTATCACAGAATATTAGCTTTGTGCttaaaaaaagggggaaatTAGTTTTGCCTCAGCTGACTAAGTAATTAATTGTTTCATCATTTCAGCTCCTCATCAAATGTGTTTGCCACTCCTATAATCACCACTGTCTCACTGAACCAGGagaatgcttttatttttaaagcgtCATTTCTTTTCAGGGTAATAAACTCAAAGATCAACAAAGCTCCAGAAAGATTTAGAGTCATGAATAGAGCGGTGGCTTGGGAAAGAAGCAGCCAGAGTAAACttacattaatgaaaatataGCTGCATATTAAAGATCAAACTGCCCAGCACCAGTGTACAAGATGCTTCTGTTTTCTAGTACTTTAAAAGTCTGTGTGTTGTATTGTTGGTGATAATACAAGTCAGAACGTTGTCCCACTTCATTCCTAAAATCTTCTCATGGTCATGGTCTGATTTTTAGTGGCATCTGAAATATGCGTGTA
The window above is part of the Mastacembelus armatus chromosome 18, fMasArm1.2, whole genome shotgun sequence genome. Proteins encoded here:
- the LOC113125161 gene encoding LOW QUALITY PROTEIN: type-2 ice-structuring protein-like (The sequence of the model RefSeq protein was modified relative to this genomic sequence to represent the inferred CDS: deleted 1 base in 1 codon) — translated: MKTLSGFVLLCAMMTLTSAVEKSHLSKRSVTCPPAWTQISGRCFKYVPALLPWAQAEKNCQSMGANLASVHSADEYHNIQMLIAKITHGFGTTWLGGSDCQKTGIWLWSDGTRFNYRHCGKFDNFFWNQHCLQMNYGGNKCWDDLQCRSKRPSVCAKNLSDCSG